The DNA region TTACAACAAGAATAGAATAGATGTTCTTGCAAAGGCATGAAGGGAAAATCATACGGCAATATCTTAGAGGTGACAATTTTGCCTAATCATGACATCACAAGGACACAAACTCAATAGATAAGTTTATGGTTATATTTCCTACAAAATTAGGGATTGCAATCAACATCGTCCGTTGCAATTATAAACCAATGACGATTTTCCATTTCACAGCTTAGGGATGCAAGTTAGCAATCATTTAGAATAAACAAGTGATCAAATTTGCTTCTTTAGTTCTCAAGCTCATCGCATAAGGTAGTCCGGAACATGTAATCCTCGTCCTCCAGCTCTTCGTGTAATAAATTGATAGATGGAACACCCGACCTTTCATTTTTGCAATCATCACTTTTCAATATCCTCCTCCCCTGAAACATGTCAATGCATATGTGAAATTCATTTTGATTAGTCACAACAAACACTAAGAATAAATGTCCTTTTGGtacaaaaataatatatgaaGAAAACTTTTAAGCCGATCGTCAAATAAGGATCATCTGAAGAAGAAGCAAAAAACCTTCTTTAGGATGTAGAAGAAATAATGGAAACCTTCCCCAAAGGTCTTCCACTCTACTGACCAGGTAAAGCCAGCTCTTTCAAATAGTGGCCGCCGGAAATGTGGCTGCAAGTTAAAGTAGCAATGTGAGAACTGAGAAATGGTAAAATAGAGAGTAGTAGTAGACTAAGTGAATGAATCGTATTCAGCTGATTACCTGTCCAAAAGAAATTGAAATAAAGATGCCTTCTGATTTTAGAACACTATGAACATCTTCAAGCATTTTCATCACCTTATTTATTGTTTCAGGATGGGGATTCCATGGATCACCGCTGTTCACAAACAATACATCCTTTAAAAAGGATGTTTAATGACagagaattaaaaaatttattaaaggactaatgtcaactcacaaaaaCTAACTAATAAGATTAATGATACAAACTCATGAACATTCCGAGCAGTGATAAAAACAAAAGCTTGAATTATGAACCAAGATATAAGATTTAAAAGGTTTCCATGAGGAAGATAAAATATGTGGCATGTCCATATCATCATAgtgataaataaataatttttgttGTGACAATTAAAAGCATATAATCCTTCCACCCAGTCCAATTTTCGAATACTATAGTACATTTTcatatttgatataaaaaaaaaattcagcccTTATAGTTCACATATGTCAAGACTAAATCTAAGTTCTTGGAGACATTAAAAACCAGGTAAGTACCTCAGTAACTTTTGAGAAAAAATTTCTATGGATGCAATTACATGGGCATCTTTTGCACATTCTTTCCATAAGTCAACCAAATCTTGTCCAGTATAAATATGCACAAGATCGCAAACATTGAATATTGTATGCAAACAACATTTATAAAAGTAtttgaataaaaataatactaCAATATTTCCAAAAAGTAAATTAAGAGAAGAATGAGAGGATAGACAGAAAAATTAGCATAAAGGAATTGATATGAGATGAGTAATAACATTTAGTTTGATTTGAAAACTACTTATCTGGAAAGATTAAAGTGTGGAAAAAAACCAGATCTACTTACACATTTTAACATTCCCCCTCACTTGTAGCTGGGCGGACTAGACTATATTACACTTGCTGAATTCAAAGGTGGTACAACTCGACTTACCAGAGACATtttcaaaatattgataaaaagCATGCAGAGCCAAGACCTTTTGCTGGGATACAATTATGATTGATTGGTGACTACTTGCACCAAAAGCTGATGTTGTTTGCAGAGAACATAATCAAGACTTATATGTTAGTACTAGCTATATAGAAAAAGATATCCAGTGGAAGTGGATATTACGTGGTTCATTGCTCTCCTTTAAATGAGCTATCCAAGCAAAAGAATGCAAATCTCATCCCTCATGTCTCTTTCAAACCCTTCCACCAAAGAAGCATTGCCCATCATTCCTTATGAAGAACCAATAACAAGTGCATGTGTTTGGAATTTTTTTTGTGAATGGTAATACTTCAGAGTGTTATTTGTGAAGAACCAATAACAAGCTTATGTTTGCCCATCATTCCTTATGAAGAACCAATAGCATGTGCTCTCCTTACTGCATGCTAGGACATCTAACTAATACTGCAACCGCTAAAGAACAAGCATAAACTAATAGAAATAGTTCTTCAGTCGATTTCATGGACAGTAAGCATGTTGATATAATGAGGCATGAATATCAGCAATCAAGTAGGGTGGTAGAAAAAGGAAAATGCAGTTATGATACAGATTGCAAAAGTGAATTTATCGTCCAAAGAGCATTTCAGCCTTTACCATGGTGCCCTTCTCGATCACAATATCGAAGGACTCACTGCCAAACGGTAGGTCCAGCATGTCGGCCTGAACCACCTTGATGCCTAGCGGTAcaagggaaaagaaaagaaacctTCATGTCAGACCGTCAAAGTTGACGTTTCAACAAGCAGCGCAAGAGCAGCGGAAATCGTACTCAGACTAATCACCTTCAAGTCCCTTGTCTCGAAATCGGCTCCGCATCCTTTCAACTGCGACAGGAGAGATGTCGACGCAGGTCATGTCGGCCACGCCATCCTTGCGAAGCTCCTCGCAGAGCCGCGAGTTGCCGCAACCGATTTCCAATACCTAGAAATACCAAAGAATCCAAATTGAATGCTATAACTATGCACGCACGCCGGACGCGTCAGTGAGAAAGCGAACGCGGTGAAGTTACCGAGTGGGATGGATTGAGGAAGGGGCGGAGGAGGTGTTGGAAGTGGGAGTAGTCTTTGAACCATTCATAGTGCTCCTCGGCGGCGAACCTCTCGTCCCTATGAAGTCAGAACAGAGATTGAGGCAGAAAACCAAGCgaaggaaaagagagggagaagagCAGCGAGCTGCCATACCAATAGTGGGGATCGAGATAGGAGGCAGCGTTGAGCGGGGCGACGTCCACGGGGCTACTGCGGCGACCATGATCGCCGGAATCTCCCATCGGTTGTCGTGAGCCCTAAGCAGGGAGTCGAGCTTCTGCTCCGTCGATTGAAGTTCATGAGTTGGCTTTTAAGGGGAAACGGGCCCAATTAAAAGCCCAACAATTAGCCTGACTGGGCCAATATCTAGTTGGTTCATTCAAGCAAGGTAGTTTATAACGAGTTCAGATCCTCTGTCTCTAAATTTTTCTGTCCCCGTGTCTTCTTATCGATCGGATggatcagattacatctcaaggatgtctTGCACATTATGAGGATACTGCATACATCTTAAAAATGTCATGAtgtcttgagatgtaatctggtctGTCCATAAGGGATACAGGGATAGAGAAATTTGAGAATAGAGGATCTGAACTGATTTATAATTGGTACAATTTCAAAAAAGAGCAaatggaaatatatatatatatatatatatatatatatatatatatatatatatatatatatatatatatatatataaacactcATTACGAAGAAGCTATTGAGTTTTCCCAACAATTTGCTAAAAGTAAAGAAACTGGTTACAGTAACGTCTCACTAGTAAATCAAGGCGATCAAGTACTAGTACAACAAAATAACACCATACTAGCACTACTTACTTCTTTACATTATAGGCTTACGGTATTAGAAACTCAACTACTTACTCTAGAAAATCATATCTATAAAGATACTCACACAAGTAATCTAAAAGAAACTCTTGAAAGTATTAACAAAGACCTTAGTAAATTGTCTTTAGGAAAAACAGTTATCCGACAACAACCTACTACTTATAAATTTCTTACTTATAAGACTCAAGATATCATTTCAAATGGATCTacaaacaaagaaacaaactgaAAGTTTTTCTGGTTTATCACAAACTTTAAGACAACCAAATAAAAACTTATCCATAATACCCAGAAGGTCCTCAACAAATATTGCCACTTATCAATTAGAAGAACTTATAGACATAGAACAAAATTTAGACACTTTTTCTAACGAACAATTAAATACCTTAAACCCCAAAAGAATATATAATCAAGGACTATTGTCCTTCTCGACATCACTTTATAGACATCACAGAACACAACCACTTCATCTACCAGATGGAGGTGAAGAAAGATTTACACTCATGACAGAAGAATCGGCAAGAACACTTTTACAAAGAAAACATCACTACATACATCTAGGATTAATAGTATTTGGACTAAGAGGACTTACTAGAAAAAGTATAGGAGCTAAAGTATTTTTAGTCCTTTATGACTCAAGATTTTCTGACAATGATAAGGCAATTATTGGACTCATTGAAGTAGATATGAATAGCAATTTAGGAATTACCTATTTCTGTCCAAACTTCAATATGACAATCCCAGACTTTATAGAACATATTAAAATTTCAGTACAAGCCCGAGGGTATGGAGACTTTCAAAGACATAATATTCAAATAGACATAATCTTTCTAGggaaaactatgacaaatattaacAATAGTTTTAAAGTTCAAATTACTAGTGTTATTGAAACCCTtacgacaaaaggcatttatttcCACAAACCTAAGGACTTCTCATCAACATTACTTGCAGGATTGGATTGGACTCTTAATTTAGAATTAAACAATAAACCACAAACCTTACAACCAACAGAATCCattatttataaagatagacATGGAAGCTCTATAGTAAGATTTCATAATTATAAACCTTCAACATCACAGGAAGAAGATAATGAagaaactcaaactaacatgAATTTAATGAACATTGAATATAGCATACTTGACACTCCTATAAACAATAATACGGaaagtaattatttattttatgacgatctaaatgaatatgtttacattccatttgaaatagccaattatttcactaaagaagatttaaaagaattagaaacttTTGATCTTTTACACCATAAATTAGAGCCTGACTGGATGTTATATTTCGACGAAGAGCATAACATAATTGCTAAAAAACAAGATTACTTCTCAACAGTAAATCTAATGAATCCAGTAGAATCTAGTAGCACTAGTAACTTCAGACCACAACCGCTACAAGTAAGATACCCTGAAAGTTCTATGAGAACTATGGATTATGGGGAAGGACATCCCCCAAGAACAAAGATTACCCCATATACTAATAATAATCCTTTATTACGAACAATAGGAAAAAGAAGACCACCTGAAATTACTTACTTTGGCAAGAATTCGGTCTTGTTAAATATTGGAGAATGCGATGATCCGCAACTTTATGATACTTATCTAGAACAATGGATAGTCTCTGTTAAAAGAGATTATCAAGCTAGACATGAACTAGACATAGAAACAGGAGAAGCCATGATAAGAGTAGGAGAAAATTACCTAGGTGATGTTGCCAGAGCAGCATGGGAAGCCTATAAAACTACATATCCTGAGGAAGTAGCCAGGATGACATCACAAGGAAATAACATACTCAATTTTTGCTATACAATTCATAGGTTGTTTACTGCCAGAGATGctaatactggattagatataagACAAAGAGAAGCTATGAGAGACTTAGAACAATTACAACTCTTTAGTTGGAACTGGATTAAACCTTTTTGTAATGACTTTCTAGCATTAACAGCAGTCTCGGGTAACTATTGTAACCCGGAACTAGGGGAAAGACTTTTTAGCAAACTTCCAGGAGATTTAGGAAAGGAAATACATAAAGCCTGGACAGACATGAATGTAGCACCACAATACGATAATATTGGAGTAAGAATTCAACACATTATTTCCATACTTAAAGAAAAATGTACCTATATCCATATACAAAAGCAATTAAAAAATCAACAATATGGATTTTGTAGTCAGATATATACCCCTCAACAATATGGCCTCACCCAACCTAAATCAAGACTAAATCATTCATCAAGAACACCCAGAAAATTGGTAACAAGGTCAAAGGCAATAAAACCTAAAAAGACTTATTATCTtagaaaaagtagagaaaagaaaccttacttaaataaagaaaaacatgtacgGAAGTTCAAACCAAAGAAGACATATGCCAATACTATCACATGTTTTGCCTGTAATGAACCAGGTCATTTATCCTCTGCCtgcccaaataaaaagaatttatatacccGAGAAGCAAAACTAGTTACCTGTACAAATCTAGATTTAATAGAAGTACAATCAGATGTTTCTGATACATCCTCTATCTACTCTATTGTTTCTGTAGATGACATAGAAGAAGTTGTTCCTTCTTCTGATTACAGTCTTGTAAACTCTTTCTTGCAACCCTCGCATCAGCAGTATAACCTATATCCTGAAAATTACATACCCTATGATACATTAGACAATCTAGATGAATTATGGGAAGACTCTCTATTTCCAGATACaaatctaatgtttaaacaacttaacAATAAGACTACAGAAGAACTTAACTGCATACATGAGTGGATACTCAAaacaggaactgataacattccttgtttcttttgtaGTTATTATCCTTCTTTAGACAAAagaggaacctgcaaaatatgtaaaaaaaCAAGCCTGTAATCTTTGTCTTCAACAACTATTCTCTATTACGATACCTATAAGCCAGCTCTCTAAAGGAGGaactagaaattttttattagaaacaaGAGTTTCTGTATTAGAAACAcgtattaataaattagaaacagaaattgagatcctagataaacaaataaaagaaaatcttcctccacattcttcttctcaGGTTACCCTTGATAAAGGAAAAGGTTTACAACTTATACCAACAGATGTAATAGATCGAGATCTAGTCTTTATAAAAGCCTCTAGTATATGTAATACAGGAAAAACTTTAGACATTAGAGTCAAATGTCTAGTAAATATCCATGGCCATGAATTCACCCTACATGCCTTTTTAGATAGTGGAGCTACCAACTCCACCATAGATGAAAATACACTTCTTTCTGTCTTaccaaaaacttttataaaaacagCATCACAACCATTACTAAGTACACAATTTGATGGCCAACAGTTAGCTTGCACGCAATTTGTTACTAACACCCATCTAAGATTTTATGACAACTGTGGTAAATACGGCACACCACTCTCACTTCCTAAGCTATGGATTAAGCCACTCTTACATCCTAATATTCATTTAATCCTAGGTTTAAATTTTCTGGTAGCATCAGATAGAGCTTGTCTTCTAACTAAGGATTatgctcttttcttttcctcacccATAATATCTCCAATAGTATCAGACTATCCCTCTATTGTCCATCCCTTAAATACAAAATCCCACATAGAACTTCTACCTTCAGAAAACACATCTTGTCAATGTTCTCCTAAAAATGCCTGTAAACAACCTAGTAAGAAGACACAACCGGATAACCagacctgtgccctagctttttCTGACTACCAAGACTCGGAAAACTAGCCCCACTTGGCTGGTCAAGCCCTATAACTGATGACACCTGTATCCCATATGATCTTATACTCCCACAACAGTTACTTCAATTAATAAACACACATAAACCTGATTTAGACTCTCTCATTTCTAGattagaaaaattagaaataattgGAGAAAATCCTACTAAATATTGGGACAGAGATAAAGTATACTGCAAGCTATCAATCATTAATCCAGACCTTACAATTAAGACCCAAgacttaaaatatacaaattgggaAACAGAAGAATGCAAAATGCATATTAACCAACTCTTAACTTTAGGAGCCATTCAAAGGTCTACATCTAGGCACCGAAGTCCAGCTTTTATAGTTAATAAAGGATCAGAACAAAAACGTGGCCAATCTAGAATGGTATTTAATTACAAGAGACTAAATGATAATTGTCAAGAAGACGGTTATAAAATTCCCGACAAAGACCAActcttaaataaaatccaaaactcaaaatggtactcaaaatttgacatgaaatcaggATTTTGGCAAGTTAAAATGCATCCTGAGTCCATTGAATGGACAGCATTTTCCTGTCCCGAAGGACATTTTGAGTggcttgttatgccttttggcctTAAGGTCGCTCCTCAAATATTCCAAAGGAAAATGGATGACATTTTTCGAGATTTTTCTCTCTTCACTTGTGTGTATATAGAtgatattttagttttctctaagactaaacaagaacattatgctcatcttcatattatatttaatttatttgagaaaCATGGTCTGATTATTTCTCGAAAGAAAATGACAATAGCCACTACTCATATTGATTTCTTAGGAACAGAAATAGGCTAACTATTACCTATGAAGCAGAATTTGGCCCAAAACTTAAATGTCAGAAAATTGGGCCAACCTGTGAAGACTCTGCTAAATACGGATGTCCATGCCAGTTGCTATATTCCTTCCGAAAAGCCAACTTAGACTATGAAAGGTATAA from Zingiber officinale cultivar Zhangliang chromosome 4B, Zo_v1.1, whole genome shotgun sequence includes:
- the LOC121975776 gene encoding EEF1A lysine methyltransferase 4-like — encoded protein: MGDSGDHGRRSSPVDVAPLNAASYLDPHYWDERFAAEEHYEWFKDYSHFQHLLRPFLNPSHSVLEIGCGNSRLCEELRKDGVADMTCVDISPVAVERMRSRFRDKGLEGIKVVQADMLDLPFGSESFDIVIEKGTMDVLFVNSGDPWNPHPETINKVMKMLEDVHSVLKSEGIFISISFGQPHFRRPLFERAGFTWSVEWKTFGEGFHYFFYILKKGRRILKSDDCKNERSGVPSINLLHEELEDEDYMFRTTLCDELEN